A segment of the Prochlorococcus marinus str. MIT 9215 genome:
AGAAATAGGAATATAATTTTTGTTTCCTAAAAATTAGATAATAGAATTTAAAAATACTTAATTAAAAGGTGTAGTGTTATTCGTAGGAGCTATTAACAATATTTCAAAAACTATCCCAGTTAGGGCAATTGGTAAAACCCAAATACCTATAAATCTATGATCAAAAAATCTCAAATGATCTTTACCCTTGAAAACACTTCTCAAAGCAGTAAATAGTGTTTCAGGTTGCTTATATGAAGGACCATTTACAGAGGGAGAATATGGTTTAACAAACGCGGATGAGGAAGAAAACTTTGCAAACTTTCTAATGAAATAAATTGGCAAAACCCATATAGCAACAAATCTTCCTCCTAACCATTGCCTTGCATTAGGAAGAGCATACTCTTTGATAGATTTATTCTCTGGCATCCCAGATTCTAAATCTCTATAAATATTTTCTAATGTATCTTTTTTATTTAATTCATTAATCATTAAATTAAGCCGTTAATGAAGTAAATTCTAATATAATAAATCGTCTAAAAGTTAAATATTTAATAAAAATATTCCTAACTACTAAAATAACTAAAACGTAGTTAAGAATATTTTCGTTGGCTAGGTTCATAAAGACGGGTTGTAAACCGTTGCAGATGCGCCAAATATCTACATATTCTTTATAAATAAAAAACTATTTTTTTAAAAGTAAATAATATACAAATGCATAGATATTTTTTAATTGAAAAAGTTTGTTTTTGATACTGAATTATAACTTTATATTAAATTTTTTCTAAATAATATTTAAACCTCATTTTCTAAGATTGCAAAAAGAAAATGAGGTTAAAGGGAGGTTCTCATTACAAACCGTACTTATCAAAGCTAGCGGCTAGTAGATTGCCCTAATATCTACTTTTCTATTTATATAATGATTTTCTTAATTTAGAAAGATCAATTTTATACAAATATGTGTTTAATATTTTATGTGATTATTATTTAGGAAAAGCTTATTAGCGCACTTACTATTTTTATTGAAAGAAGAAAAAAAGCATAAAGAGAAACTGCAAAAAATAAATACTGTTCTATGGGAATCATAATAATTTAATGAATAAAAGATACATTAATTCAATTTAATTTTTTGTTAAAAAGATATTTTCCAAATTATAACTTTGTTCTATTGATTCATTTTTTAAACTCATTTTTTTTGGCAAATTATCATCAGTCAAGTTAAATGCACCCCATTTTCTCAACCAATATAAGGTATAGAAAAAAGCAATTATGAAGGGTGCGCCTACAATTAAATATCTTATATCCATCAAAATACCTAAATTAATAAGATTTAAACTGCATTGCCAAAATAGCACCTAAAAAGAAAACCGTAGGAATTCCTAAAGCGTTTACAGCTGCAGTTCTGACAGTAAATACAGGATAACCTTCTGGGGGTCTTCCAGTAGCAGGAACTAGTGCAGTATCATCCCATACTTGATAATTTTTAAAAGGTGCCACTCCCTTCTTGGGTAATCCTAGTGGAGTCAATCTAAATACATCCCATCTACCTAACCAAAAAACTGTAAAAATCCAAGAAAATACTATTGGTGTGATAACAAGTACTACTCTAAAATCCATTTCTATAAAAGTAAAAATTAATTTGATAATTATTCTGCCCTTTTTAAATAAATAATTGATTAAATC
Coding sequences within it:
- the psbF gene encoding cytochrome b559 subunit beta, long form, with the translated sequence MDFRVVLVITPIVFSWIFTVFWLGRWDVFRLTPLGLPKKGVAPFKNYQVWDDTALVPATGRPPEGYPVFTVRTAAVNALGIPTVFFLGAILAMQFKSY